In Flavobacterium okayamense, a single window of DNA contains:
- the gldI gene encoding gliding motility-associated peptidyl-prolyl isomerase GldI gives MRYFLYILSLFFLLTSCSNQQARKPVSYTENSFIKESIERNKKLIANEEKLIDDIIKKDTLKEYIASSKGYWYKYETKIEDVLPNPKRGDIAYFDYEIKNLMNQIIYTKAELKPQEYYVDKENILMGLRDGIKLMKQGETVTFLFPSHMAYGYRGDTDKIDSNQPIICTVTLNEIKVDSLNTEN, from the coding sequence ATGAGATACTTTTTATACATATTATCGTTATTTTTCCTTTTAACGAGTTGCTCAAATCAACAAGCTCGCAAGCCTGTTTCATATACAGAAAATTCTTTTATTAAAGAATCTATTGAACGAAATAAAAAGTTAATTGCGAATGAAGAGAAGTTAATTGATGATATTATCAAAAAAGATACACTTAAAGAATACATAGCTTCTTCAAAAGGGTATTGGTACAAATACGAAACTAAAATTGAAGATGTTCTCCCTAATCCTAAAAGAGGTGATATTGCATACTTTGATTATGAAATTAAAAATTTAATGAATCAAATTATATATACAAAAGCTGAATTAAAACCTCAAGAGTATTACGTTGATAAAGAAAATATTCTAATGGGATTAAGAGATGGTATTAAACTAATGAAACAAGGTGAAACCGTTACATTTTTGTTTCCATCACATATGGCATATGGTTATAGAGGAGATACCGACAAAATCGATTCTAATCAACCAATAATTTGTACCGTAACTTTAAACGAAATAAAAGTTGATTCTTTAAATACTGAAAACTAA
- a CDS encoding OmpP1/FadL family transporter: MKKTLITLLGLGFFISNAQEIRQEDGLRYAIQDLTGTARFRAMSGAFGALGGDLSALNVNPAGSVLFTNNYASISGSSFSTKNNSNYFGTKTDECYSTLDLNQLGAVFIFEDKGGSSDWKKFSIGLNYENTHDFDNEIFIAGTNPNNSISQYFVDQANFIANTDFNDYQYDMGYETYIINPDTNNPGLFISNVPGGGNYYQENLITTTGYNGKITGNFATSYKDKIFLGLNLNAHFTDYVRTTSLYEYNENPENASSQPTVREILFDNQLSTYGSGFSFNIGAIAKVTESFRVGIAYESPTWYRLTDELIQDLYTFGNVNVPSGDENRYYQGPIFVFPTYKLQTPSALTGSAAYIFGNRGLISLDVSRKDFSEIQFRPKNVSVYQDLNTGIGNSLTDALEIRLGGEFKYKQWSFRGGYRFEESPYTVDYPMGDLTGYSGGLGYNFGKNRLDLAYSYAHRNYKQYLISSGMNDTSRIRAIQNNVTLTYSVNF, translated from the coding sequence ATGAAAAAAACATTAATTACACTATTAGGCTTAGGATTTTTTATATCTAACGCCCAAGAAATAAGACAAGAAGATGGATTACGATATGCCATTCAAGATCTAACCGGAACGGCTAGATTTAGAGCAATGAGTGGTGCTTTTGGTGCCTTAGGAGGAGATTTATCTGCTCTTAATGTAAATCCTGCGGGAAGCGTTTTGTTTACAAACAATTATGCAAGTATTTCTGGTTCAAGTTTTAGTACTAAAAATAATAGTAATTATTTTGGGACAAAAACGGATGAATGCTATAGTACATTAGATTTAAATCAATTAGGAGCCGTTTTTATATTTGAAGACAAAGGTGGAAGTAGTGACTGGAAAAAATTCTCAATTGGATTAAATTATGAAAATACTCATGATTTTGATAACGAAATCTTTATTGCAGGAACAAATCCGAACAATTCAATTTCACAATATTTTGTAGACCAAGCAAATTTTATTGCGAATACTGATTTCAATGATTATCAATATGATATGGGATACGAAACGTACATCATTAATCCTGATACCAATAATCCAGGTTTATTTATTTCAAATGTTCCTGGTGGAGGAAATTATTACCAAGAAAACCTGATAACTACAACAGGTTATAATGGTAAAATCACAGGTAATTTTGCTACATCTTATAAAGATAAAATTTTTCTTGGATTAAATTTAAATGCGCATTTTACAGACTATGTTAGAACAACGAGTTTATACGAGTATAATGAAAATCCTGAAAATGCATCATCGCAACCTACAGTAAGAGAGATACTTTTTGATAATCAATTATCTACCTATGGTTCTGGTTTTTCATTTAATATTGGTGCAATTGCAAAAGTAACCGAATCTTTCAGAGTTGGTATTGCATATGAATCACCAACTTGGTATAGACTTACAGATGAATTAATTCAAGATTTATATACTTTTGGTAATGTAAATGTCCCATCTGGTGATGAAAATAGATATTATCAAGGGCCAATTTTTGTATTTCCTACATACAAACTTCAAACTCCAAGTGCTTTAACAGGTAGTGCTGCATACATTTTTGGAAATAGAGGTTTAATTAGTTTAGATGTTTCTAGAAAAGACTTTAGTGAAATTCAATTCCGACCAAAAAACGTTTCTGTTTACCAAGATTTGAATACAGGAATTGGAAATTCCCTAACTGATGCATTAGAAATTCGCCTAGGTGGAGAGTTCAAATACAAACAGTGGAGTTTTAGAGGTGGATATCGTTTTGAAGAAAGTCCGTACACAGTTGATTACCCTATGGGAGATTTAACAGGTTATTCTGGTGGATTAGGATATAACTTTGGAAAAAACAGATTAGACTTAGCTTATTCTTATGCACATAGAAATTATAAACAATATTTAATTTCTTCAGGTATGAATGATACTTCAAGAATTAGAGCCATTCAAAATAATGTAACATTAACATATTCTGTTAATTTTTAA
- the typA gene encoding translational GTPase TypA — MNSIRNIAIIAHVDHGKTTLVDKIMYHCQLFRENENTGDLILDNNDLERERGITITSKNVSVIYKGTKINIIDTPGHADFGGEVERVLNMADGVCLLVDAFEGPMPQTRFVLQKAISLGLKPCVVINKVDKENCTPEEVHEKVFDLMFELGATEEQLDFPTVYGSAKNNWMSDDWKNQTENIEPLLDMVLENVPAPKVSEGTPQMLITSLDFSSFTGRIAIGRLQRGVLKEGMNVSLVKRDGKIIKTKIKELHTFEGLGRKKVTEVVAGDICALVGLEGFEIGDTVADFENPEALQTIAIDEPTMSMLFTINDSPFFGKEGKFVTSRHIKDRLTKELEKNLALRVNETDSADKFLVFGRGVLHLSVLIETMRREGYELQIGQPQVIIKEIDGVKCEPVEELTIDLPENLSGRAVEFVTVRKGEMLSMEPKGERMIIKFNIPSRGIIGLRNQLLTATAGEAIMSHRFIEYQPFKGEIPGRLSGSLISMENGKAIPYSIDKLQERGKFFVDPNEDIYEGQVIGENSRGDDMVVNVTKTKKLTNVRSSGADDKARIIPAIKFSLEEALEYIQKDEYVEVTPKSLRLRKIYLNENDRKRFKIA; from the coding sequence ATGAATTCTATTAGAAACATCGCTATTATTGCACACGTTGACCACGGTAAAACTACTTTGGTTGATAAAATTATGTACCATTGTCAATTATTTCGTGAAAACGAGAACACAGGAGATTTAATCCTAGACAATAATGACTTGGAGCGTGAAAGAGGGATTACAATTACTTCTAAAAACGTATCGGTTATATACAAAGGAACTAAGATTAACATTATCGATACTCCAGGTCACGCCGATTTTGGTGGAGAAGTAGAGCGTGTATTAAACATGGCTGATGGTGTGTGTTTATTAGTAGATGCATTCGAAGGACCAATGCCTCAAACTCGTTTTGTTTTACAAAAAGCAATTAGTTTAGGCTTAAAACCTTGTGTTGTTATTAATAAAGTTGATAAAGAAAACTGTACACCAGAAGAAGTTCATGAAAAGGTTTTCGACTTAATGTTTGAATTAGGGGCTACAGAAGAACAATTAGATTTTCCAACAGTTTATGGTTCGGCTAAAAATAACTGGATGAGCGATGATTGGAAAAATCAAACTGAAAACATTGAACCTTTATTAGATATGGTTTTAGAAAATGTTCCAGCTCCAAAAGTTTCTGAAGGAACTCCTCAAATGTTAATTACTTCATTAGATTTCTCAAGTTTTACAGGTCGTATTGCTATTGGTCGTTTACAAAGAGGAGTATTAAAAGAAGGAATGAATGTTTCTTTGGTAAAAAGAGACGGAAAGATTATTAAAACTAAAATAAAAGAACTACATACTTTTGAAGGTTTAGGACGTAAGAAAGTTACAGAAGTCGTTGCTGGAGATATTTGTGCTTTAGTAGGTTTAGAAGGATTTGAAATTGGTGATACTGTTGCAGATTTCGAAAACCCAGAAGCATTACAAACTATTGCAATTGATGAGCCTACAATGAGTATGTTGTTTACTATTAACGATTCACCTTTCTTTGGTAAAGAAGGTAAATTTGTAACATCTCGTCATATTAAAGATCGTTTAACTAAAGAATTAGAGAAAAACTTAGCATTACGTGTTAACGAAACAGATTCTGCTGATAAATTCTTAGTTTTTGGTCGTGGTGTTCTTCACTTATCAGTTTTAATTGAAACAATGAGAAGAGAAGGGTATGAGTTACAAATTGGTCAACCACAAGTTATCATTAAAGAAATTGATGGTGTAAAATGTGAGCCAGTTGAAGAATTAACAATTGATTTACCTGAAAATTTATCAGGAAGAGCAGTTGAGTTTGTTACAGTTCGTAAAGGTGAAATGTTAAGCATGGAGCCAAAAGGTGAACGTATGATTATTAAATTCAACATTCCATCTCGTGGAATTATTGGATTACGTAATCAATTACTTACGGCTACTGCTGGAGAAGCTATTATGTCTCACCGTTTTATTGAGTACCAACCATTCAAAGGAGAGATTCCTGGACGTTTAAGTGGTTCTTTAATTTCTATGGAAAACGGTAAAGCAATTCCTTATTCTATTGATAAATTACAAGAGCGTGGTAAATTCTTTGTTGATCCTAATGAAGATATTTACGAAGGACAAGTAATTGGTGAAAATTCACGTGGTGACGATATGGTTGTGAACGTAACTAAAACTAAAAAATTAACAAACGTTCGTTCTTCTGGAGCAGATGATAAAGCAAGAATTATTCCTGCAATTAAATTCTCATTAGAAGAAGCATTAGAATATATTCAAAAAGATGAATATGTAGAAGTAACACCAAAATCGTTACGTTTACGTAAAATTTATTTGAATGAAAACGATAGAAAACGTTTTAAAATAGCATAA
- the crcB gene encoding fluoride efflux transporter CrcB, translating to MIKSILLVAIGGGIGSVLRFVTNLLIAKNLPGKLHYATLTVNIIGCLLIGFLIGYLNKQSESENLKFLLVTGFCGGFTTFSTFGLENYSLIQSGNLITSLLYMAISIIIGILFVGLGIYLAK from the coding sequence ATGATAAAAAGTATACTTTTAGTTGCAATAGGTGGAGGAATTGGAAGTGTTCTAAGGTTTGTAACAAACCTTTTAATTGCTAAAAATCTTCCTGGCAAACTTCATTATGCCACTTTGACCGTAAATATAATTGGCTGTCTTTTAATAGGTTTTTTAATAGGTTATCTCAACAAACAATCAGAGTCTGAAAATCTAAAATTTTTACTTGTTACGGGTTTTTGTGGAGGATTTACAACTTTTTCTACTTTCGGTTTAGAGAACTATTCTTTAATTCAATCGGGAAATTTAATAACATCTTTACTATACATGGCAATTAGTATAATTATTGGAATACTTTTTGTTGGTTTAGGAATTTATTTAGCAAAATAA
- a CDS encoding peptidylprolyl isomerase, with protein sequence MKKMTSLFLSLIALFTSCNNPGDKLPDGLYADIKTSKGNIVLQLEYEKTPITVANFVSLAEGKNPFVAEKLKGKPYYDGLTFHRVLSDFMIQGGDPDGNGSGGPGYQFKDEFHPDLKHNRAGILSMANAGPATNGSQFFITHKETPWLDGKHSVFGHVVEGQDVVNAIVQGDLIEKISIVRKGKAAKRFDAVKVFKEYHEKEAEETKKIAEKIKKAKIESLARIEQLKLDGTKLPSGVIYKFINKGEGQKPASGTEVYINYAGFLESTGELFDTSFQDVADANGKLDPNRAAANAYKPFPFKYGNKQGLIPGFIEGLEQMNYGDRILVYIPSALGYGKQGAGNVIPPNSNIIFEIEMLETMPK encoded by the coding sequence ATGAAAAAAATGACAAGTCTATTTCTGAGCTTAATTGCTTTATTTACTTCTTGTAATAATCCAGGTGACAAACTTCCTGACGGATTATATGCAGATATCAAAACATCAAAAGGAAATATTGTTTTACAATTAGAGTATGAAAAAACACCTATAACAGTTGCTAATTTTGTAAGTTTAGCAGAAGGGAAAAACCCTTTTGTTGCTGAGAAACTAAAAGGAAAACCTTATTATGACGGACTCACTTTTCACCGAGTACTTTCTGACTTTATGATTCAAGGTGGTGATCCTGATGGTAATGGTTCTGGTGGACCAGGTTACCAATTTAAAGATGAATTTCATCCTGATTTAAAACACAATAGAGCAGGAATTTTATCAATGGCAAATGCCGGACCAGCTACTAATGGTTCTCAGTTTTTTATTACACATAAAGAAACTCCTTGGTTAGATGGAAAACACAGTGTTTTCGGACATGTTGTAGAAGGACAAGATGTTGTAAATGCAATTGTTCAAGGTGATTTAATTGAAAAAATTTCAATTGTTAGAAAAGGGAAAGCAGCAAAAAGATTTGATGCCGTTAAAGTTTTCAAAGAATATCACGAAAAAGAAGCAGAAGAGACAAAAAAAATAGCTGAAAAGATTAAAAAAGCTAAAATCGAATCATTAGCAAGAATTGAACAATTAAAATTAGATGGTACAAAATTACCATCTGGTGTAATTTATAAATTTATAAATAAAGGAGAGGGTCAAAAACCTGCTAGCGGTACAGAAGTTTATATCAACTACGCTGGTTTCTTAGAATCTACTGGCGAATTATTTGATACTAGTTTTCAAGATGTGGCTGATGCAAATGGTAAGTTGGATCCAAATAGAGCAGCAGCTAATGCATACAAACCATTCCCTTTTAAATATGGAAACAAACAAGGTTTAATTCCTGGTTTTATTGAAGGTTTAGAGCAAATGAATTATGGCGATAGAATTTTAGTATATATTCCTTCTGCTTTAGGTTATGGAAAACAAGGTGCAGGAAATGTAATTCCACCGAATTCTAATATTATTTTTGAAATTGAAATGTTAGAAACAATGCCAAAATAA
- a CDS encoding DHH family phosphoesterase: MFSQSELSEIKHILSTPKKITIVSHRNPDGDAMGSSLGLLNTLKQLNHEVFYVSPNEFPDFLAWLPNSKDVVVFERETEKAKAILSNSDLIFTLDFNALHRTGDFMGSYLETLSIPMVLIDHHELPDNYAKYLFSDTSYGSTCQMIYDFINALDFNPLINKDVATCIYTGILTDSGGFRFPKTTPATHHCVADLIEKGVNNSEVYNLLYDNSTYNRLQLLGKALQNLRILPDLHASYITLSQEELDMFHYQKGDTEGIVNYGLTIKDVFITAIFIENKEEGIIKISFRSQGNYDVNKFARMYFNGGGHINAAGGKSFSSLEETVNQFIANLANLNHQ, from the coding sequence ATGTTTTCACAATCAGAATTATCAGAAATTAAACACATACTATCAACTCCAAAAAAAATTACTATTGTTTCTCATAGAAATCCTGATGGAGATGCTATGGGTTCTTCATTAGGATTATTAAATACATTAAAACAGCTTAATCATGAAGTTTTTTATGTTTCTCCAAATGAATTTCCTGATTTTTTAGCATGGTTACCAAATTCAAAAGATGTAGTTGTTTTTGAAAGAGAAACGGAAAAAGCAAAAGCGATTTTATCTAATTCAGATTTAATTTTTACACTTGATTTTAATGCACTTCATAGAACAGGAGATTTTATGGGAAGCTACCTTGAAACACTTTCTATTCCAATGGTGTTAATTGACCATCATGAACTTCCTGATAATTATGCAAAATATCTATTTTCGGATACAAGTTATGGATCTACATGTCAAATGATATATGATTTTATTAACGCACTAGATTTTAACCCACTCATAAATAAAGATGTAGCAACTTGTATTTATACTGGAATTTTAACTGATTCAGGAGGTTTCCGCTTTCCAAAAACTACGCCTGCCACACATCATTGTGTAGCCGATTTAATTGAGAAAGGCGTTAACAATAGTGAAGTGTATAACTTACTTTATGATAATTCAACATATAATCGTTTACAACTTCTAGGAAAAGCATTACAGAATTTAAGAATTTTACCAGATTTACATGCTTCTTATATAACATTATCACAAGAAGAATTAGATATGTTTCACTATCAAAAAGGTGATACTGAAGGTATTGTAAATTATGGCCTTACAATAAAAGATGTCTTTATAACCGCAATATTCATTGAAAACAAGGAAGAAGGTATCATTAAAATTTCTTTTAGATCGCAAGGGAATTATGATGTTAATAAATTTGCCCGAATGTATTTTAATGGTGGCGGACATATAAATGCAGCTGGAGGTAAATCTTTTTCTTCATTAGAAGAAACTGTAAACCAATTTATTGCTAACTTAGCAAACCTAAATCATCAATAA
- the proS gene encoding proline--tRNA ligase produces the protein MSKNLTTRAEDYSKWYNELVVKADLAENSGVRGCMVIKPYGYAIWEKMQAELDRMFKETGHENAYFPLFIPKSYFSKEASHVDGFAKECAVVTHYRLKTGEDGKSIEVDPDAKLEEELIVRPTSETIIWDTYRKWIESYRDLPILVNQWANVVRWEMRTRLFLRTAEFLWQEGHTAHATKDEAIAEAEQMMNVYADFAEKFMAIPVVKGYKTANERFAGAEETYCIEALMQDGKALQAGTSHFLGQNFAKAFDVKFATKEGKQEYVWATSWGVSTRLMGALVMTHSDDNGLVLPPNLAPIQVVIVPIHRTDEQLEQISAQVNDLVKELKNLGVSVKYDSRESQRPGFKFAEYELKGVPVRLAIGPKDFENGTYEVARRDLLSKEVISKDRIVDYIMNLLDEIQTNLYAKALDYRNSHITEVNSFDEFKDLLETKGGFLSAHWDGTPETEEKIKELTKATIRCIPLDQKEEEGKCILTGAPSNGRVLFAKAY, from the coding sequence ATGAGCAAGAACTTAACAACTAGAGCAGAAGATTACTCAAAATGGTATAACGAATTGGTAGTTAAAGCTGATTTAGCCGAAAATTCAGGAGTAAGGGGATGTATGGTAATTAAACCATATGGTTATGCAATTTGGGAAAAAATGCAAGCCGAATTAGATAGAATGTTTAAAGAAACAGGGCATGAAAATGCTTATTTTCCACTATTTATACCCAAATCATACTTTAGTAAAGAAGCTAGCCATGTTGATGGATTTGCAAAAGAATGTGCTGTTGTAACGCACTATCGTTTAAAAACTGGTGAAGATGGAAAATCTATAGAAGTTGATCCTGATGCAAAATTAGAAGAGGAATTAATTGTTCGACCTACTTCTGAAACAATTATTTGGGATACTTATAGAAAATGGATCGAATCGTATAGAGATTTACCAATATTAGTGAACCAATGGGCGAATGTAGTTCGTTGGGAAATGCGCACGCGTTTGTTTTTGCGTACCGCTGAGTTTTTATGGCAAGAAGGACATACAGCACATGCTACAAAAGATGAAGCAATTGCAGAAGCGGAACAAATGATGAATGTGTATGCTGATTTTGCTGAAAAATTTATGGCGATTCCTGTTGTTAAAGGTTATAAAACTGCAAACGAACGTTTTGCTGGTGCGGAGGAAACCTATTGTATTGAAGCTTTAATGCAAGATGGAAAAGCCTTACAAGCAGGAACATCTCACTTTTTAGGACAAAATTTTGCCAAAGCTTTTGATGTGAAATTTGCTACAAAAGAAGGGAAGCAAGAATATGTATGGGCTACTTCTTGGGGGGTTTCTACACGATTAATGGGAGCTTTGGTCATGACTCACTCTGATGATAATGGATTAGTGTTGCCTCCAAATTTAGCACCAATTCAAGTAGTCATTGTTCCAATTCATAGAACAGATGAGCAATTAGAACAAATTTCTGCACAAGTGAATGATTTGGTTAAAGAATTAAAAAATTTAGGTGTTTCAGTTAAATACGATAGTAGAGAATCTCAACGCCCAGGATTTAAGTTTGCTGAATATGAATTGAAAGGTGTTCCAGTACGTTTAGCAATTGGTCCTAAAGACTTTGAAAATGGAACGTATGAAGTAGCTCGTAGAGATTTATTATCAAAAGAAGTTATTTCAAAAGATAGAATTGTTGACTATATAATGAATTTATTAGATGAAATTCAAACGAATTTATATGCTAAAGCGTTGGATTATAGAAATTCGCATATTACAGAAGTAAATTCATTTGATGAGTTTAAGGATTTATTAGAAACAAAAGGTGGGTTTTTATCAGCACATTGGGACGGAACTCCTGAAACAGAAGAAAAAATAAAAGAATTGACAAAAGCAACCATTCGTTGTATTCCTTTAGATCAAAAAGAAGAGGAAGGAAAATGTATTTTAACAGGTGCTCCATCTAATGGAAGAGTACTGTTTGCTAAGGCTTATTAA
- the rpsT gene encoding 30S ribosomal protein S20 codes for MANHKSALKRIRSNEKKRVLNRYQHKTTRNAIKSIRMATDKAEAIAKLPSVISMIDKLAKKNIIHSNKASNLKSKLTKHVASL; via the coding sequence ATGGCAAATCATAAGTCAGCTTTAAAAAGAATTAGAAGCAACGAAAAGAAAAGAGTTTTAAACAGATATCAGCACAAGACTACACGTAATGCTATTAAATCAATACGTATGGCTACTGATAAAGCTGAAGCTATTGCAAAATTACCAAGCGTAATTTCAATGATTGATAAATTAGCTAAGAAAAACATCATTCATTCTAACAAAGCTTCAAACTTAAAGTCTAAGTTAACGAAACATGTTGCAAGTTTATAA
- a CDS encoding T9SS type B sorting domain-containing protein gives MKNLYLLFTLLLLSTPAVSQYISVDQNYTAQQLVEDVLFSNSCASVSNVTVSGGNFGTGEKSWGYFNRNGSAFELEEGIILSTGKINNAVGPNSSLSDDDAPNWNGDSDLNQALSISNSINATILEFDFVPLGDKISFEYIFSSEEYHDTAPCQYSDGFAFLLREVGTTPYENLALIPGTNIPVKVTTVHPEIFNGCDGENEQYFGSYNTFNHPTNYNGQTVTLKAEADVTPGTTYHIKLVIADEGNYRYDSAIFLKGGSFSSVGTLGNDRTLALNNPVCYDETFSLDATTAGVTTYQWYFNGSILNGENSPILNFSPPYNQLMNGNYSVLLGFGSTCTESMKINLDFTEELIVNESTYTKCDDDNAQNGISYFTNGDLLAIKNQLFNSLPSNYTLQLFDNINDTTPITIPYYNNTPYTHTIYGKITNVNCYAPIPITLIVNIFEDEIPDETLSICSGSSVILQAETGYNYIWSSGETTSSIEVSNAGTYSVEIINTNECSTIKNFTVLTSEIATIVDIIVNDFSSNNTAEIIVSGNGDYEYSLDGINYQDNPIFYNLETGEYTVFVNDKNGCGIASANFSILDYPNFFTPNGDGFNDTWNIKNLEKRGLQESKIFIFDRYGKLLKQISPEGQGWNGTINGHQVPSEDYWFVLELTNGKTIKGHFALKR, from the coding sequence ATGAAGAATTTATATTTATTATTTACTTTATTATTACTGAGTACACCTGCTGTTTCGCAATATATTTCAGTTGATCAAAATTATACAGCACAGCAATTGGTTGAAGATGTTCTTTTTTCAAACTCTTGTGCTTCAGTTTCAAATGTAACTGTTTCTGGCGGTAATTTTGGAACTGGTGAGAAAAGCTGGGGTTATTTTAATAGAAATGGCTCAGCCTTTGAACTTGAAGAAGGTATTATATTAAGTACAGGTAAAATAAATAATGCTGTTGGTCCAAATAGTAGTTTATCTGACGATGATGCTCCAAATTGGAATGGAGACAGTGACTTAAATCAGGCGTTAAGTATCAGCAACTCAATAAATGCTACAATTTTAGAATTTGATTTTGTACCACTTGGAGATAAAATCAGCTTTGAGTACATTTTTTCATCTGAAGAATATCATGATACTGCACCTTGTCAATATTCGGATGGATTTGCATTTTTGCTTAGAGAAGTTGGAACGACTCCGTATGAAAATTTAGCACTTATTCCTGGTACAAATATTCCAGTTAAAGTTACAACGGTTCATCCTGAAATATTTAATGGTTGTGATGGTGAAAACGAACAATATTTTGGTTCATATAACACCTTTAATCATCCTACTAATTACAATGGACAAACAGTAACTTTAAAAGCTGAAGCTGACGTAACTCCTGGAACAACTTATCATATAAAACTTGTAATTGCTGACGAAGGAAATTATAGATATGATTCAGCAATATTTTTAAAAGGAGGAAGTTTTTCATCAGTGGGTACCTTAGGAAATGATAGAACACTTGCTCTGAACAATCCTGTTTGTTATGACGAAACCTTTAGTTTAGATGCAACTACAGCTGGTGTTACTACATATCAATGGTATTTTAATGGTTCTATTTTAAATGGAGAAAATAGTCCTATTCTAAATTTCTCTCCTCCATACAACCAACTAATGAATGGAAACTATAGTGTTTTACTTGGTTTTGGTTCAACTTGTACTGAATCTATGAAAATTAATTTAGATTTTACTGAAGAATTAATTGTAAATGAAAGTACATATACTAAATGTGACGATGATAATGCTCAAAATGGAATTTCTTATTTTACAAATGGAGATTTATTAGCTATTAAAAATCAATTATTTAATTCACTCCCTAGCAATTATACTCTTCAACTTTTTGATAATATTAACGACACTACTCCAATAACAATTCCTTATTATAATAACACACCATATACACATACAATATATGGAAAAATAACAAATGTTAATTGTTATGCTCCAATACCTATTACATTAATTGTAAATATTTTTGAAGATGAAATTCCTGATGAAACTTTAAGTATTTGCAGCGGAAGTTCTGTTATTCTTCAAGCCGAAACGGGATATAATTATATATGGAGCTCTGGGGAGACAACATCTTCTATAGAAGTATCTAATGCAGGAACTTATTCAGTAGAAATTATTAATACTAATGAATGTTCTACTATCAAAAATTTCACAGTTTTAACCTCAGAAATTGCAACTATAGTTGATATAATTGTAAACGATTTTAGTTCAAATAATACGGCAGAAATAATCGTATCTGGTAATGGAGATTATGAATATTCTTTAGATGGAATAAATTATCAAGATAATCCGATTTTCTATAACTTAGAAACAGGTGAATATACAGTATTTGTGAATGACAAAAATGGTTGTGGAATTGCAAGTGCTAACTTTTCAATTTTAGATTACCCAAATTTCTTTACTCCAAATGGAGATGGATTTAACGATACATGGAATATTAAAAATTTAGAAAAAAGAGGATTACAAGAAAGTAAAATTTTTATCTTTGATAGGTACGGAAAACTATTAAAACAGATCAGTCCAGAAGGGCAAGGGTGGAATGGAACAATAAATGGTCATCAAGTTCCTTCAGAAGATTATTGGTTTGTTTTAGAACTTACAAACGGAAAAACCATTAAAGGTCATTTCGCCTTAAAAAGATAA